A window of the Apodemus sylvaticus chromosome 15, mApoSyl1.1, whole genome shotgun sequence genome harbors these coding sequences:
- the LOC127665656 gene encoding protein BEX4-like: MASKVKQVIQNLTVEKDKKGKGGKAPTQREEESCLLEDEKPGGARRLVPNFQWAIPNRHVDHNEDGEDEGQGMEAKGKSKKQLTRSYMCLLEPGPDYHSDICLVQ; the protein is encoded by the coding sequence ATGGCGTCCAAAGTCAAACAAGTCATACAGAATCTCACTGTGGAGAAAGACAAGAAAGGCAAAGGTGGGAAGGCCCCCACACAACGTGAAGAAGAATCCTGCCTTCTGGAAGACGAGAAGCCTGGGGGAGCCAGGAGACTTGTGCCTAACTTTCAATGGGCCATACCTAATAGACATGTTGATCACAACGAAGACGGAGAGGATGAAGGGCAGGGCATGGAAGCCAAGGGAAAGAGTAAGAAGCAGCTGACCAGGTCTTACATGTGTCTCCTAGAACCTGGACCTGACTATCATTCCGACATTTGCCTTGTGCAGTGA